A portion of the Anthonomus grandis grandis chromosome 19, icAntGran1.3, whole genome shotgun sequence genome contains these proteins:
- the LOC126747305 gene encoding 15-hydroxyprostaglandin dehydrogenase [NAD(+)]-like yields the protein MSPLVKRVAGVASRLLRSRVATIKKNFSDHEEPEEEEPWNLEQKCAIVNGGASGIGLEISREFLSRGVQNLSIIDINEETGERAQEALSKEFGSGKVLFFQADVSDSKTMDDVYRKSIQFHDVPDIVVNSAGIMNDTKWDKQIWTNMSGYVVGTLLGLQYMSRSSNGYGGIIVNIGSILGIIPSSGYPLHTMTQFGVCGFSKALGSGRHIQRTGVKIFALCPGLTDTRLLSEAPSKAINERFAQEYADEIDGTTPQRPDSVAKGLVEILEQAQPGSVWVVENDESPYEVTYPGNVLDIKREGETKEGEEENATSVVSN from the coding sequence ATGTCCCCTCTAGTAAAACGCGTGGCGGGCGTGGCGTCCAGGCTACTGCGCAGTCGCGTGGCAACCATAAAAAAGAACTTCTCGGACCACGAAGAACCCGAAGAAGAGGAGCCCTGGAACCTCGAACAGAAGTGCGCCATAGTAAACGGAGGTGCCTCCGGGATAGGCCTGGAAATCTCCCGGGAGTTCCTCAGCAGGGGCGTCCAGAACCTCTCCATAATCGACATTAACGAGGAAACAGGCGAAAGAGCCCAGGAAGCTTTGAGCAAAGAGTTCGGGAGCGGCAAAGTGTTATTTTTCCAAGCAGACGTGTCGGACTCCAAGACCATGGACGACGTCTACAGGAAATCGATCCAGTTCCACGACGTTCCCGATATCGTGGTGAACAGCGCCGGGATCATGAACGACACCAAATGGGACAAACAGATCTGGACCAACATGTCTGGATACGTGGTGGGCACCCTGCTGGGCCTCCAGTACATGTCCAGGTCGAGTAACGGCTACGGGGGCATCATCGTGAACATCGGATCCATCCTGGGGATCATCCCTTCCTCTGGATACCCCCTGCACACCATGACCCAGTTCGGCGTCTGCGGATTCTCCAAGGCTCTAGGGAGCGGACGGCACATCCAGAGGACTGGAGTGAAGATCTTCGCGCTCTGTCCTGGATTGACTGATACTCGGCTGCTGTCCGAGGCACCTTCGAAGGCGATCAACGAGAGGTTCGCACAGGAGTATGCCGACGAGATCGATGGTACCACACCCCAGAGACCGGACAGTGTTGCCAAAGGTTTGGTGGAGATACTGGAGCAGGCGCAGCCTGGATCGGTTTGGGTGGTGGAGAACGACGAGAGCCCTTATGAAGTTACGTATCCCGGAAATGTGCTGGATATCAAACGGGAGGGCGAAACGAAGGAGGGGGAGGAGGAGAACGCGACCTCAGTAGTGTCTAATTAG